The genomic stretch GACTTCAGATGACCAAAGAAGTTCTCTACGCAGGCATTATCCAAGCAGTTTCCTTTTCTGGACATACTCTGCGCTATGTTGTATGTTTGAAGCAACTTGTTATATTGGTGAGATGTGTACTGGAACCCCTGATCACTGTGAAGAAGGGTGTCGGTCACATCTCTTTTTTTATTGGCGAGCTTGACGGTATCAAGAACCAGTTTAAGATCGTTCCGCTCTCCGATGCGGTAGGCGACAATTTCGTTGTTAAACATGTCGTAGATGACCGACAGAAATAGCCTCTGTCCATTGAAAAGCAGGTAGGTGATATCTGTCGCCCATTTTTCATTTGGCCGCGAGGCCTTAAAGTTTCGGTTCAATGAGTTTGGTGCTGTATAATTCTCTGATTTCTTGCCAAACCAGCGTTTCTTCTTCCTTGCAACGCACTGGATACCTAGTTCTTTCATAAGCCGGTACACACGTTTGTGATTGATCTTGAGATTGTGTTTTCGACGTAGCCAAGCACGAACACGATAGTAACCGTAGGTTCCTCGGACTGCTTTATGACATTGCAAAATAAGTTTTTTGAGCTGCCGCTCCTCCTTTTGTTTGGATGTAATCATTTGTCGACGTTGAACCCATTTGTAATACCCACTCCGTGATACTCCTGCGGTTTCACACAACAGTGACGTTGAATAGCTACCAGTAAGATCTTGGATGACTTGGTAGCACTGACGAATCTTCGCTTTACCTCTCACCTCCTTTGCAAAAGCAACAGCTTTTTTAAAAAGTCGTTCTCCGCTCTCAACTTTTGCACTTCTTGTTCGAGCGTAAGCTTTTTCGTTCTCGGACGACCAGTGAACGGTGTTCTCGTCTTTCCTCTGCGCTCCTCTAAGCCCTCCGCCCCAAGCGTTTTGTAGTTTTTGACCCACTTCCTTACCATGCTGTGGTCGGGGATCTGCAGCTCACTTGCGACCGATTTATAACCCATTCCTTTTTCCAAATACATCTTTACCGCAATGAACTTGAATTCTCGTGAATACGTTTTTCGTTTCCGCGCTGTCTTTTCCAAAAGAAAATCCCCCTTGTGTAGTAACAGTAAGGGGGCTTGCTTCCTACTGTCTACACAAAAGGGATTATCTCAGGTTGAGGTGAAATCTTTTTTGCTTGCACCGGTTCCCGTTACGAAAGAGTTCTATTTCACGATCATGCAACCATCAGTTGGGTCTATTGATGAACCTCAGGCTCCGGTTGTGGAAGTCTCATGGAATGATGCGATCTTATTTTGCAATTTGCTTTCACAGCACTCGGGTCTAAAGGAATGTTACTTGGTAAGTGATGATGGTGAGAACGTCGTCTGTGACTGGGAGGCTGATGGGTATCGTCTTCCTACGGAAGCGGAATGGCAGTATGCGTGTAAAGCAGGAACAAGTGGTTATCGGTATGGAGAGCTTGATGACATCGCTTGGTATCAAGACAATTCTGAGGGCAGGGCACATCAGGTAGGGAAAAAGCTACCGAATGTGTGGGGGCTCTATGATATGTTAGGGAATGTTTGGGAGTGGTGCTGGGATTTATACGATGTGAAAGTATACGGCTCCTACAGAATTTTCCGCGGTGGAAGCTGGGCGGAAGAGGAGCGGGGCTGTGGGGCGACTTGTCGCCGCCGTAGTCACCCAACATTTCGAATCGATGATCTTGGCTTTCGACTTGCCAGATCTCTATAAGTTGGCGAATTCAATAAGTTACGCCTGAAAAAGATCGCCTATCGAGGGGGTCTTTTTTAGTGTACTATGAATCTGGATTTACAATGGATTTATAAGGGAAAACTTGCAGATATTAGTAATTGTGTTATATTGGTAGAGTATGAAACTTATATCAAAGGTGAGGGATTTTAATGATGAAGTTGTTGGGTTATTTTTTTGCGATTATTTTTGTTGTGGCTATGATTGGTAGTTGCGGTGATGATGAGGCTGCACCGACAAACACTGAGCCTGCAAAGACAGAACCTGCTAAAACAGAACCCGCGAAGACAGAGCCTGAGAGGACAGAGCCTGAGAAGACGGAACCCGCAAAATCGGAGCAGCCGGCTTCCGAATCATCCGGTATTGGTACAGGCAAGGATGGAGTTCTTAAACGGGATGTTTTCGTTGGTGTCGGTGAGACTAAAAAAAACTATGACGAGATGTTTGATTATATTGTAGCGAAAAATCAGGATGCCTTGATGAGAATGGTAGTAGATGGTCGAGTCGTGGTGGCCACAAAAGGAACAGCCTTCACCGTTGTCAACATGGGGTTTATAAGTGCAATGATTGAAATTCATGAAACAGGAGTCAGAGGCTGGATTCCGATCGAGTATCTGGCACAATAAAGACTGGATGATTTGACGAGTTTATGGTGGAAACTAGGCGGTTAGGAGCGGGGCTGTGGGCGACTTGCCAGATCCCTGTAAGGTGGCGAATTCAATAAGATACGACTGAAAAAGATCGCCTATCGAGGGGGTCTTTTTTAGTGTTCTCGTGCAAGGGAAGGAGCTTTTTAAAATTTCCCTACTCCTACCAAGACGTAACGAGCAGAGTGTGTGCCGTATACAGCATGTTATCTTCGTTGTTTATGAATGAAAACGACACTTGCCACAACCTCACTCAACGGGCCACTATCTGATCACGAAAAAAGTCCCCCTTTCTCAAGGCGGACTTTTTTGATGGAGAGATCACTTTGCCGCTTACAACTTGAACGGGAAGCCTTCGTTGCTAGCTGCTGCCATCGCACCATCACATACCGCAACTTGCTCGTCTCGCAGGCGCGTGCTTGGCAAATAGCTTAGACCTGCCAGGCCAACCGATCGTGCGATAACGCGTCGTGTTCCAACTGGAGCAATTGTTTTTTCATTTCTATGCCGCCTCTGTATCCGGTCAGCGCACCATTTTTCCCGATCACGCGATGACAGGGGATGGCCAGCAAGAGTGGATTGGCACCGATGGCCGTTCCGACTGCGCGCACGGCAGACGGCTTGTGGATGTGTTCTGCTAGCTCCGAATAGGAACGAGTTTGTCCGTAGGGGATTTCGCACAAGGCGTTCCAGACGGCGCGTTGAAAGGGCGTCCCGTGACAATCGAAAGGCTGGTCCAGGCGCAGGCGTTTCCCTTGAAGGAACTCGACCAGTTCATCCGCATAAGGTTGCAAGATCGCTTCATCCTGCACCAACCTGTACTGTGGCATTCGTCGGGCCACAAAGCGGGATAACTCTTCAAAGGGCTTTTGCGAGGAGCCGACATAGCAGAGCCCTTTCGAGGTGGCCGCGAGATAGAGGCGCCACTGATCGTAAACCAACAAAGACCAATAGACAATTGCATCAGATGTCGCTTCCATGATCCGTTTCCTCCTCGGTGCTGAGATTGCTGTTGATCAGGCGATACGCAGCCGGCGTATGACCTGTGATCTTCTTAAACAACGTGACAAAATACGCCGTGTTGGGGATGCCGACTGTGCACGCGATATCTGAAAGGGAGCGATCGGTGGTGAGCAATTGCTCGATCGCTCGGTTGATTCTCGTCTGTTGGACATAGGCTGTTGGGGTAGAACCGGTGATCCGTTTGAAGGTGCGGTGCAGATGATAGGGGCTGCCATGAAACAGATTCGCCAAGGCTTCCAATGTGATCGGTTCCGCGTAATGGGTCTCGATGTATCGCGTTATTTGTGCAACCCACTCTTCTTCGGGCAAACGCTGGCCGCTCGGTTTGCACCGTTTGCAGGGGCGGTATTTCGCTGACAGCGCGGCTTGTACGTTGTGAAAGATCCGCACATTCTCAAGCTTAGGCGGTCTGGATTTGCAAGACGGTCGGCAACAGATTCCGGTGGTCTTGACCGCATAGATAAATTTGTCATCGTAGCAGGCATCGTTGCACAGGATCGCCTGCCACCGTTCTTCTGTCAATGGCAACTCAGCTGTCAACTTGACATCAGGATCTTTCATCTGGGCCACCTCCCTCCCCAGTATACATCGGTCGCGTAGCTGCTGTGTGCAGGAGCGAATGGAAAAGCAAGATCGCGAAACGAATGGCAACTCTGCTATGGTAAAACTAAGAAAGTAAGATTTGCATACAGGTCGGGAGGATGTACATGAAAACGAATCCACTTGCGCAAGAGCCATCCATCATAGCGGGAGGCTGTTGGGAAGACAATGGGCAAGAGATCAAGTTGGGTGTGCCCAAAGAATACAGCTTTGCCGAAAATTTGCGATACCTGTCCAAATCTCCAAACGAATGCTTGTTTCAGATCAAAGATCAAAAGATCTATCGCGCCCTCGCGATCGAAGATGAAACGCCGATTCTGGAAATCAGCATGGAGCACGAGCGCGTGTTGACCATACGCTTTTTGGCGGGCACTGCCCCGACCCGCCAATCGGTGCGGCTCGAGGTCGCGCGCTATGTCAGCGAGTGGTTCGATTTGGAGACAGACTTGCTTCCGTTTTATGCGTTGGCCCAATCGGATGTTCTGTTGCAACGGGCAGTCGAGTCGTTTTATGGGCTGCGGATGATCGGGATTCCCGATTTTTTTGAAGCGATCTGTTGGGGAATCATCGGGCAACAGATCAACCTACCTTTTGCCTATACCTTAAAGCGCCGACTTGTGGAGTCGTATGGCCGTCGAGTACATGGGGACGGCACAGACTATTGGCTGTTTCCGACACCGCAGGCGATCGCCGCCTTGTCGGTTCATGATCTGGCAGGCTTGCAGATGACGACCCGAAAATCGGAATATCTGATTGGCGTCGCCCAACTGATCGTCGCAGGGAGATTGAGTAAAGAGCTTTTGAGTGGCGCTGAGGAGAAGCAGGCGGAAAAGATGCTGACCAGTATCCGCGGCATCGGACCGTGGACGGCCAACTATGTCCTGATGCGCTGTCTGCACGTACCTTCCGCGTTTCCGATCGATGATGTCGGACTGCACAATGCGATCAAATATGTGCTCGGCACCGATCAAAAACCGACGAAAGAGGAGATTCGGCAATTCGCCCTCCCTTGGAAAAATTGGGAATCCTACGCCACCTTTTATCTCTGGCGATTTTTGTACTAAGCGCAGTGAACGGGAATTGGGGAAAAAGGAGAGCGAGCAGAACAGGCTGAGTCGGTTATCCCATGCCTGTTTGCTTTTCGACATCTGGAGTGTCGAAGGTAGGGTTTATCGTGCTGTTTGTCGTATCTGTTAGGGTACGTTATGTTCAGGAGGTTATGGGGTGCTACAGATGAATCAAACTAAAATGCAGAACCATCCGCAAAGAACTGACCAACGAGCAGATGCGCGACACCCCGAGACCTCGACCACCGAGAAAATGCAGTCTGCTCAAGGCCACCTTTTACAGATGCAACGCCAGTACGGGAATCGAGCGACTGCCCAATTTCTGAAAGCGCACATGGCGCAACCGCTTTCGATGCAAGCACCGATTCAACGAGACGATGATCCTGCTGCCAAGCAGGAGATCAAAAATGGCCTGCATCAAGAACTGGCAGCTGAGCTGACCCAATTGGCGCAAAATTATTACTACCATTCGTATCGGTTTCGTAAACAGGCAACGATCGATCTGTATCTCGATCAGAAAATCGACACGCTGATCGCCAAGCACGGCACGAAAAACTACGAGCTGATCAAAATGTCGATCCTAGGTGAGCTCGATACATTGGGTGCGCGCCAAAAGCAGATCTTGGCTGTGATCGAACAGACTTTTGCCGCGATGCCAAAGGAAACGTTGACCAGTAAAAACAAGGAACTGATCAAAAACGCACTCAATCCGCCTGCGATGAGCGACCCGTTCGATGAGGCCAACCTCTCCGATTATGCGATCACGTTTGCACAGGAACAAAGTAGGGCGATCTTGCAGAACCTGACCACGATCATAGGTCGAGTGACAGCAGACTGGGCACAGTTACAGGCTGAACTGGGACTGGGCGGAGCGCTCGCCTGGATTCATCTGACCGGGTCCGATTTTCACAATCAAGGACAGCAGGTCTGTCTCCTCGAAGCGGCAGATGGCTCGAAAGCGGTCTATAAACCGCGAAGTGTCTCGCCCGATCGAGCGGTGCTCGGTCATGACACGGGGATGTTTCCCGCGTTGAACAAGCTAAGCGGTGGCCGCCTGTTACTTCCGTCGATGAAATTTATCGAAAACGCGCAGGCGGGCTATTCCTATGTAGAATTTCAGAAGCAGGAAACGGTGAAAGATTCAAAAAGTGTGTTGAATCATTATTATAAAATGGGGCAAATTACGGTCGCTTCCAAACTGCTAGGTGCCAATGATTTACATCAAGACAACGTGATGAGCACCAGCGCAGGACCGAACGTGATCGATGCGGAAACGTCGTTTTTGCCGTATCTTTGGCAAGCAGAAAGTTATGCCGAGACGGGGATTCAAGGTGCGCTGAAATCGTTTACGACGACCGGAGATGATCTGACGAATAATCATTTTGTCACGCCGACGGAGAAAGCGACTTGGGACAGTATGAGTGACGCTGATCGTAAGGCGCGGAGGTTGCATAGCTTTGGAGATTTTATCCGTGAGCGCAGGCGGAACGACCTGACGGGCGAATGCAACTATTTGGCCGCGTTTGAATGGGGCGTAGCTGATGCTGTGCAAGTGATAGAAGCCAAACAAGATGAAATTGTCAAAATGATCTTGACTCGGATCGGCGGCATCAAAAACATCCGCGTGGTGCCGCTTGCCACGCAAGAGTTTACGCAAATGATCGCCTCGTTTCAAGATGATCTACGCAACGGAATGGCTGCAGATATGAAAATGATCGACCATATGAAAAGTCAGATCGTGAAAAGTTTGCAGGCGAAAGGGTTCCAAATGGAGGGCGGCAGTGATGCGACCTTGGGCAAGGGGCTGTTACAAGACTTCCAAATTCGAGATACGCCGATCTTCCATTTCGAGCCGACGACGAACGAATTGACCTACCATCATACAAAAGTCGGCAGCCATATCGAATGGGCGGCCCCTGATGTGCTGTTACGAAAAGCGGTGGGACGGGTGGCGGCAACCGATGTGAAAAAGTTAATCCGTGAATTACAGATCGGGAGCTAGCGTTCGAAAAGTTTGAAGAGAGCGGGTGGAGAAGCGATGATCCATGTACCGGAGAAGTTTGAAACGAAGCGACTGTTGATCCGGGCACCGAAAGATCAGGATGCACAGCCGCTATATGAGGCGATATGTGAGAGCTATGAGCTGTTAAAGCCGTGGATGCCGTGGGCGCAGCAGAAACCGATTTTGGCGGAGACGCAGGCCAACATTCGCAAGGCACGGCAGCAGTTTTATGATCGCGAAGATTTGCGCCTCCATCTGTTTGAGAAAGAGACGGGGGCGCTGATCGGCTGTAGCGGGCTGCATCGGCTCGATTGGAAGTTGCGCAAGTTTGAGATCGGGTATTGGGTGCGAGCAACCTGTGTCGGTCGCGGGCTGATCACAGAGGCGGTGGCCGGAATCACCGAGTTCGCAAGTCAGAAGTTGGATGCGAATCGCATTGAGATCCGCACCCATCCCGATAATGTTCGCAGTATCAAAGTGGCGGAGCGCCTCGGCTTTACACGGGAAGGCGTGTTGCGTCGCGACCACTTCGATATGCAAGGTGAACTGTGCGACACGATCGTATTTGCGAAGGTGAGAGGCGTGGAATTTTAGCAGTGCTTGTCCGCTTGGTGGCAACCTGTTGCACGATGTAATGATTCGATTGAGCGATGAGCCCGAGGTCACATGGATGAGCTACATGGCCTGCCACCGCGTAACTTCATCTAATGATCTCTGGGAGGTGAGTGCTGTTGCTGTTCGGCTTGTCAGGCTGGAAACATCATGCGGCTGTGATCGGCGGAGAAAAACTCAGCGAGTATTCGGTCCATTTTCCGATCGTCGAATCGGAGAGTTCGTTCTACGCGGTGCAGCCGATGCGCAATTATGAGAAGTGGGCGAACGAAACGCCGCCCGATTTTGGTTTTGTGATCAAAGCGTATCAAGGGATGACTGGTCACCTGCGGGGCAAGCATCCCTTTGCCGACACAGCGGCCATGTTTGAGGCGTTTATCGGCTCCTTGGCCCCATTGATCGCGGCAAAAAAGTTAAAAATGGTCCTCTTTCAGTACCCGCCGTGGTTTGAATGCAACCGCCGCAATGTCGATGCCCTGCGCTACACCAAAGACAAGATGGGCGATCTACCCGTGGCATTGGAGTTTCGGCATCAGAGCTGGTTTGCGGTCGGCATGCGCGACAAGACGTTGCAGTTCATGGAGCGGGAAGGCTGGATTCACTCGATCTGCGATGAACCGCAGGCGGGCCAGGGCTCGGTGCCGACCGTGTTGCATGCAACTCATCCAGACCTTACGTTGGTGCGCTTTCATGGGCGGAATCTGAGCGGCTGGTCGGGCGAAGGCAAGGAAGACGAATCGTGGCGGGATGTGCGGTATCTGTATCGCTATAGCATGGAAGAGCTTGCAGAATGGAAAGCAAACCTGCTCGCTTTGCAGAAGGCCACGAAGGAGATCTGCGTCATTTTTAACAACAACTCGGGCAAAGATGCTGCGCCAAACGCCAAGGAATTGATGCGGCTACTTGGCATCGAGTATAGAGGGGAAGCGCCCGGGCAGATCAATCTGTTCGATTCGATGCTGTAAGGCAGGCATTTCTAATATGATCAGTTGGGAAAGGCAGCCGTTATGGTAGACGATCTGGAGCCCATCCTACTGAGTGCAGAGCCAGACCGCGGAACACGCGGTCTTTTTGTGTTGTCCAAAAGGTGACTTAAAGTCTCGTCGTTTAAAACGTTTGCTTGTGCTAGTGGGCCATTGCGGGTCCA from Tumebacillus algifaecis encodes the following:
- a CDS encoding GNAT family N-acetyltransferase — its product is MIHVPEKFETKRLLIRAPKDQDAQPLYEAICESYELLKPWMPWAQQKPILAETQANIRKARQQFYDREDLRLHLFEKETGALIGCSGLHRLDWKLRKFEIGYWVRATCVGRGLITEAVAGITEFASQKLDANRIEIRTHPDNVRSIKVAERLGFTREGVLRRDHFDMQGELCDTIVFAKVRGVEF
- a CDS encoding helix-turn-helix domain-containing protein gives rise to the protein MYLEKGMGYKSVASELQIPDHSMVRKWVKNYKTLGAEGLEERRGKTRTPFTGRPRTKKLTLEQEVQKLRAENDFLKKLLLLQRR
- a CDS encoding DNA-3-methyladenine glycosylase family protein, which produces MKTNPLAQEPSIIAGGCWEDNGQEIKLGVPKEYSFAENLRYLSKSPNECLFQIKDQKIYRALAIEDETPILEISMEHERVLTIRFLAGTAPTRQSVRLEVARYVSEWFDLETDLLPFYALAQSDVLLQRAVESFYGLRMIGIPDFFEAICWGIIGQQINLPFAYTLKRRLVESYGRRVHGDGTDYWLFPTPQAIAALSVHDLAGLQMTTRKSEYLIGVAQLIVAGRLSKELLSGAEEKQAEKMLTSIRGIGPWTANYVLMRCLHVPSAFPIDDVGLHNAIKYVLGTDQKPTKEEIRQFALPWKNWESYATFYLWRFLY
- a CDS encoding DUF72 domain-containing protein; this translates as MLLFGLSGWKHHAAVIGGEKLSEYSVHFPIVESESSFYAVQPMRNYEKWANETPPDFGFVIKAYQGMTGHLRGKHPFADTAAMFEAFIGSLAPLIAAKKLKMVLFQYPPWFECNRRNVDALRYTKDKMGDLPVALEFRHQSWFAVGMRDKTLQFMEREGWIHSICDEPQAGQGSVPTVLHATHPDLTLVRFHGRNLSGWSGEGKEDESWRDVRYLYRYSMEELAEWKANLLALQKATKEICVIFNNNSGKDAAPNAKELMRLLGIEYRGEAPGQINLFDSML
- a CDS encoding methylated-DNA--[protein]-cysteine S-methyltransferase, giving the protein MEATSDAIVYWSLLVYDQWRLYLAATSKGLCYVGSSQKPFEELSRFVARRMPQYRLVQDEAILQPYADELVEFLQGKRLRLDQPFDCHGTPFQRAVWNALCEIPYGQTRSYSELAEHIHKPSAVRAVGTAIGANPLLLAIPCHRVIGKNGALTGYRGGIEMKKQLLQLEHDALSHDRLAWQV
- a CDS encoding bifunctional transcriptional activator/DNA repair enzyme AdaA, with product MKDPDVKLTAELPLTEERWQAILCNDACYDDKFIYAVKTTGICCRPSCKSRPPKLENVRIFHNVQAALSAKYRPCKRCKPSGQRLPEEEWVAQITRYIETHYAEPITLEALANLFHGSPYHLHRTFKRITGSTPTAYVQQTRINRAIEQLLTTDRSLSDIACTVGIPNTAYFVTLFKKITGHTPAAYRLINSNLSTEEETDHGSDI
- a CDS encoding DUF4135 domain-containing protein, coding for MNQTKMQNHPQRTDQRADARHPETSTTEKMQSAQGHLLQMQRQYGNRATAQFLKAHMAQPLSMQAPIQRDDDPAAKQEIKNGLHQELAAELTQLAQNYYYHSYRFRKQATIDLYLDQKIDTLIAKHGTKNYELIKMSILGELDTLGARQKQILAVIEQTFAAMPKETLTSKNKELIKNALNPPAMSDPFDEANLSDYAITFAQEQSRAILQNLTTIIGRVTADWAQLQAELGLGGALAWIHLTGSDFHNQGQQVCLLEAADGSKAVYKPRSVSPDRAVLGHDTGMFPALNKLSGGRLLLPSMKFIENAQAGYSYVEFQKQETVKDSKSVLNHYYKMGQITVASKLLGANDLHQDNVMSTSAGPNVIDAETSFLPYLWQAESYAETGIQGALKSFTTTGDDLTNNHFVTPTEKATWDSMSDADRKARRLHSFGDFIRERRRNDLTGECNYLAAFEWGVADAVQVIEAKQDEIVKMILTRIGGIKNIRVVPLATQEFTQMIASFQDDLRNGMAADMKMIDHMKSQIVKSLQAKGFQMEGGSDATLGKGLLQDFQIRDTPIFHFEPTTNELTYHHTKVGSHIEWAAPDVLLRKAVGRVAATDVKKLIRELQIGS
- a CDS encoding formylglycine-generating enzyme family protein produces the protein MSTQKGLSQVEVKSFLLAPVPVTKEFYFTIMQPSVGSIDEPQAPVVEVSWNDAILFCNLLSQHSGLKECYLVSDDGENVVCDWEADGYRLPTEAEWQYACKAGTSGYRYGELDDIAWYQDNSEGRAHQVGKKLPNVWGLYDMLGNVWEWCWDLYDVKVYGSYRIFRGGSWAEEERGCGATCRRRSHPTFRIDDLGFRLARSL